A genome region from Rhodothermales bacterium includes the following:
- a CDS encoding S24 family peptidase — protein MELRKKQPSALARRIEHTVTIRGDSMLPDLAPGETYHYVPADRVTHDGLYILRLDGHEMVKQIQRLPGNRLRISSINTRYATYDVQEDDPTLVILGHTLGESMSADALFRAR, from the coding sequence ATGGAACTCCGCAAGAAGCAACCCTCGGCCCTCGCCCGCCGGATCGAACACACGGTAACCATCCGCGGCGATAGCATGCTTCCAGACCTGGCGCCTGGCGAAACGTACCATTACGTGCCGGCGGACCGGGTCACCCACGACGGCCTCTACATCCTCCGGTTGGATGGGCACGAAATGGTCAAGCAAATCCAACGCCTGCCGGGCAACCGGCTACGCATCTCGAGCATCAACACCCGCTACGCCACCTACGACGTCCAGGAAGATGACCCCACCCTCGTCATCCTCGGCCATACCCTCGGCGAGTCCATGAGCGCCGACGCACTGTTCAGGGCGCGCTGA